The Medicago truncatula cultivar Jemalong A17 chromosome 4, MtrunA17r5.0-ANR, whole genome shotgun sequence genome includes a region encoding these proteins:
- the LOC25479516 gene encoding transcription factor MYB8, producing MVRAPYFDKNGTKKGAWSKEEDERLIAHIERHGHPNWRQLPRVAGLARCGKSCRLRWMNYLRPNLKRGNYTQKEEQMIMELHKKHGNKWSLIAENLPGRSDNEIKNYWHSHLQKFSKCNDSKLTQEIESPKTTSEVVSVDSHHILESSFSMSSEMSYPNNKVNSPSISSSHVESNMDFYKRDQDSVVSWETWDGFSNNFWTEPFVYENALGQDYFPISCYEEEVEDPFVLW from the exons ATGGTTAGAGCTccttattttgacaaaaatggaacaaaaaaaGGTGCATGGAGTAAGGAAGAGGATGAGAGACTTATTGCTCACATTGAGAGACATGGCCATCCTAATTGGCGTCAACTTCCCAGAGTTGCAG GTTTGGCAAGATGTGGAAAGAGTTGTAGGTTGCGTTGGATGAATTATCTGAGGCCAAATCTAAAACGAGGGAACTATACACAGAAGGAGGAACAAATGATCATGGAATTGCATAAAAAGCATGGAAATAA ATGGTCTCTTATAGCTGAAAATCTACCTGGAAGATCTGACAACGAGATAAAGAATTACTGGCACAGCCACCTACAGAAATTCTCAAAGTGCAATGACTCTAAGCTCACACAAGAGATTGAAAGTCCAAAAACGACAAGTGAAGTTGTTAGTGTTGATTCTCACCACATTTTGGAAAGTTCATTTTCAATGTCTTCTGAAATGTCCTACCCTAATAATAAAGTCAATTCCCCTTCAATTTCCTCTAGTCATGTAGAATCAAACATGGACTTCTACAAAAGAGATCAAGATAGTGTTGTTTCTTGGGAAACATGGGATGGATTCAGTAATAATTTTTGGACTGAAccgtttgtttatgaaaatgcaTTAGGTCAAGATTACTTTCCCATTTCATGTTATGAAGAAGAGGTAGAGGATCCATTTGTTTTATGGTAG